GAGAAAGGAATGAAACTATATGAAAAAAATTCTTGTCGTTTTATGTGCAGTTCTTATTATTACTTTTGGAATATTCGGATATGTAGAGATAAATAGTAACTCAAATGAAATAATCAGTGATAATCCAGACAACATTAAAGTTCAGGATATATAAAGTGAATCTTCCATCAGCGGTGATTTTCATTCGCCCCCCGCTGATGGTTAGTACCATAATAGTATGACCTAAAAGCTTCTTAAGAAATAGTGCATTTAGGTAGTGTAATCTCCCACGTTGCAGTACACATTATCCTGAAGTGGGAATCTTACAGCACCTTATATGCGGATAAGTGGATACCCGATCCTTGCTTTGAATCTTCCATTTGGCATCGAGGATGCTCCACTTTAACATCCAAATCCTAAAAGTTCATGACATTCATGGAAATTTTCCGCAAGGCTTGTTTTTTTCCAAATGACTTGGAATTGATTTTATTTCCAGAAACATGGTTTATCTCCTTCGCATATCATATTTAATGGTACATCATCTTCTATCCACTACGAAGATTGATTTTTTGTGGTTTAAAAGCATGAGCGGAAGGGAATATTTTGAATATTAAAGCTGATAAAGTAAATCATCAATCGGTGGAGGTTTTCATTCCTCCCCCACTAGAAGAAAGAATCGGGCATTTAGGTGCTGTTATCTCATACTCTTAAACTTGTACAGATTTTCCAACTCGTGAAGTAGGGGCTTACAGCAACTTAGATACGGGATAAATAAAATATTTCTTCTTTAGTCTACGTTCTCTGTTTAAAAAAGAATAGTATGCGTTGTCATCATTCCAACATGACAATTGTCATATAAACGAATACGGACTGGATGCATAGATGAATTTCAATTGCTAAAATAAAAATTGCATACAAAAAATCGAGTAAGATAAACATCTCACTCGATTCATATTGGAATATATACATGTTAAAATCTATTATTCTACAATCGTTACATTAACCGTTCTGACGCCCCAATTCGTTGCTTCCCCTTTGGATGGGACGTGAACGTCAATTTTATTGCCTTTAATCGCACCACCAGTATCAGCTGCCGTTGCATAGCCATAGCCTTCAACATAAACTTTAGAACCTAATGGAATGACACTCGGATCAACAGCAATTACCTTTGCATTTGGATCTTTGTTCAAGTCAACACCTGTTGCTGTTACACCAGAACATCCATTACAGCTTGCTGTGTAAGCTGTTGCAGTTACAGAAAACGATTGACCCTGAGGCTTTTCCTGCTGTGATTGCTGCTCAGATGCTTTTTCAGGTGCTTTTTGACTAGCAGCAGGTTTAGAAGAAGCTGGTGTTGCTTGCTGCTCTTGCACAGGTGCTTTCGTTTCTGTAACCGGTTGTTGTTCTTTTTTCGTTGGCACCGCAGGCTGTGCTTGAGGTTGCTCTTCCGTTTCGGCTGGCTTGTCATTGGAAACTGTTGCACCTTCAATGGTCAGATTCTGACCAACAATAATTAGATCGGAATCTAATTTATTCCATTCCTTTAAATTTTCTACAGATACACCATATTTATTTGCAATAACGCTTAATGTATCTCCCTTTTGGACTTTATATTTCATTTTTGCTTGTTTATTTATAATAAGTGTTTGTTTTGGTTGTATAGTAGTTGTTTTTAATTCATTTACTTCAACTAAATGTTCTACAGTTGTATTATATTCATTTGCAATATTCCAAAGGTTATCTCCGTTTTTTACGTCATACTCTTCTGCTGATACTGTAGTAGCAGCAGTGCCAGCAATAATCATACCAGTAGCGAATGAAGCCACAATCTTTTTCATTCGTTTTCCCTCCTTAAATATCTGACATAGCCTATCCTAACACATGGGCTATGACCGTGCAGTTACAGTACGTTTAAAAGTCCATTACAAGGATTACCAAAATGAGGTTGTATTATTACAGTTGTAACCTTTTTGATATAAAAGTACTATCAATCTCCTTTTTTGTATTACGATAGTCATAGAACGGAACTTCTTGTAATATATCTTTTTATTTAGAAGTCCAAAGGCAATAAACGTACCAGTGAATTTGTCTGTGTCATGAGCCTTATAATTAACTCATCCATAAATACAAAGAAATTCATAGATAAGCAACTCTAGCCTATAAACACAGCGCTCTTTTAATAGAATATGAAAAAGCATACCCTTATGCATAAAGGTATGCTTTCAAATCTAATATATTCCGACTAACTAAATAACCCTTTAAAGAAATTACTAATTGCTTGGAAAAGTTCACTGAAGAAATTTCCGACCTTTTCCCAAAATCCTTCATCTAAACCGAGTTCATCTGCCTTATTTTTAATCGCAGATGTAATGTCCTCCAGCTGGCTTTTAACTTGATCAAAATTAATATTTAAATCGCGCATTTTATCAATTAAATCAATAAGCAATTGACGATCTTTATCACTTAAGTTTATTTCCAATTTATCCAATTGTTCTTGAACAATTCGTTCCACATCTTCTTTTGTTGCAGGATTTTGTTCAGCAATAGTTTGCTTAATCTCTGTTAACAACTGACTAACCTTTTCCGAATCCATTCCTTCTTTTTTCGCTAATTGTGTCGCCACATCAAGCTCTTCATTTGCCAGCTCCATCCGTTCCTTGTCAAGCTGTTCGCCTTCGACGTCATACGCTTTATAAATTCCTGTTAAAGCAGAATGACCGCTAACTTTTACCGGAGAGGCAACATCAACCGTAGCATTTTCCACTCCAGCTGTCAGCAATGCATTAGCGTACATTTCTTTAGTCACTTCCGTTATATTATCCGGAGTCACTATATTAA
This genomic interval from Virgibacillus pantothenticus contains the following:
- a CDS encoding LysM peptidoglycan-binding domain-containing protein; the encoded protein is MKKIVASFATGMIIAGTAATTVSAEEYDVKNGDNLWNIANEYNTTVEHLVEVNELKTTTIQPKQTLIINKQAKMKYKVQKGDTLSVIANKYGVSVENLKEWNKLDSDLIIVGQNLTIEGATVSNDKPAETEEQPQAQPAVPTKKEQQPVTETKAPVQEQQATPASSKPAASQKAPEKASEQQSQQEKPQGQSFSVTATAYTASCNGCSGVTATGVDLNKDPNAKVIAVDPSVIPLGSKVYVEGYGYATAADTGGAIKGNKIDVHVPSKGEATNWGVRTVNVTIVE
- a CDS encoding DUF1002 domain-containing protein, which codes for MIKKTSKFLIITLIAVLALGSSLPIHADSGASDSDSINEKLGPPIVVYGAQLSDNQRAEVKDLLNVKDENQVDEYDVSGQDAAKYINGNPNSNMYSSAKITRQETGNGLTINIVTPDNITEVTKEMYANALLTAGVENATVDVASPVKVSGHSALTGIYKAYDVEGEQLDKERMELANEELDVATQLAKKEGMDSEKVSQLLTEIKQTIAEQNPATKEDVERIVQEQLDKLEINLSDKDRQLLIDLIDKMRDLNINFDQVKSQLEDITSAIKNKADELGLDEGFWEKVGNFFSELFQAISNFFKGLFS